In the Dolichospermum flos-aquae CCAP 1403/13F genome, TAACGCGTTAGCTACGGCACAGCTCGGGTCGATACGAGCTACGCCTAGTATCCATCGTTTACGGCTAGGACTACTGGGGTATCTAATCCCATTCGCTCCCCTAGCTTTCGTCCCTCAGTGTCAGTTTTGGCCTAGCAGAGCGCCTTCGCCACCGGTGTTCTTCCTGATATCTACGCATTTCACCGCTACACCAGGAATTCCCTCTGCCCCGACCATACTCTAGCTTTGTAGTTTCCACTGCTTTGATCTGGTTGAGCCAGACTCTTTAACAGCAGACAAACAATGCCACCTGCGGACCCTTTACGCCCAATCATTCCGGATAACGCTTGCATCCTCCGTATTACCGCGGCTGCTGGCACGGAGTTAGCCGATGCTTATTCCTCAGGTACCGTCATTTTTTTCTTCCCTGAGAAAAGAGGTTTACAACCCAAGAGCCTTCCTCCCTCACGCGGTATTGCTCCGTCAGGCTTTCGCCCATTGCGGAAAATTCCCCACTGCTGCCTCCCGTAGGAGTCTGGGCCGTGTCTCAGTCCCAGTGTGGCTGATCATCCTCTCAGACCAGCTACTGATCGTCGCCTTGGTGCGCCTTTACCACACCAACTAGCTAATCAGACGCAAGCTCTTCTTCAGGCAGCAAGCCTTTCACCTCTCGGCACATTCGGTATTAGCCACCGTTTCCAGTGGTTGTCCCCAACCTGAAGGTAGATTCTTACGCGTTACTCACCCGTCCGCCACTATCTCCGAAGAGACCGTTCGACTTGCATGTGTTAAGCATACCGCCAGCGTTCATCCTGAGCCAGGATCAAACTCTCCATTTTGGTTCGTCTGTTATCAGCTCTTTCAACCGTTTTTACAACCACGGTCAGGTTATTTTCTTTTTCTGACGCAGGTTACTTGTTGTATTCTGGCTTTCAAACTATAATGTTTTCAAGGTTCGGTGCGACTTAGGCGTGGCGTTTTTCTCGCTTCGCTTCAGGCACTTATTTAATATATCGAACCTGCTTTGGTTTGTCAACTACTTTTTCAAACTATTTTGGAATTTGTTTTTTATTCGCCTGAAAACTGCTTACTATGCTGGGTTTAGTCCACAATAGGTTAGGAATTGTTGACTCAAGGAAGAGTAGATAGTGAATTTTCAGTCGGTAATAGCGGTATTGCATCAGTTTTGGGGACAGCGTGGCTGCTTGATTGCCCAGCCCTATGATATGGAGAAGGGCGCGGGTACTAAGAATCCCCATACTTTTTTGAGGGCTTTGGGTCCTGAACCTTGGGCTGTGGCTTATGTTGAACCTTGTCGTCGTCCTACTGATGGACGTTATGGCGAAAATCCGAATCGGTTTCAGCATTATTATCAATATCAGGTTTTGATTAAGCCTTCACCGGATGATATTCAGGAAATTTATCTGGATTCTTTACGGGCATTAGGGATTCGTCCTGAAGACCACGATATTCGGTTTGTGGAGGATAATTGGGAAGATGCGACGGTGGGGGCTTGGGGTACTGGCTGGGAAGTTTGGTTAGATGGGATGGAAATTACTCAATTTACCTATTTCCAGCAATGTGGCGGTATTGATTGCCGTCCTGTATCTATTGAGATTACTTATGGGTTGGAGCGATTGGTGATGTATCTCCAGCAGGTTGAGGCTATTACTAAGATTCAGTGGACGGATAACATTACTTATGGTGATGTTCATCTTCAGGGTGAGATTGAACAGTGTACTTATAATTTTGAAGCGTCGGATCCTGAGATGTTGCTGACTTTGTTTGGTTTATATGAGCAGGAAGCTACTCAATTAACTGAGCGAGGTTTGGTTTTACCTAGTTT is a window encoding:
- the glyQ gene encoding glycine--tRNA ligase subunit alpha, which codes for MNFQSVIAVLHQFWGQRGCLIAQPYDMEKGAGTKNPHTFLRALGPEPWAVAYVEPCRRPTDGRYGENPNRFQHYYQYQVLIKPSPDDIQEIYLDSLRALGIRPEDHDIRFVEDNWEDATVGAWGTGWEVWLDGMEITQFTYFQQCGGIDCRPVSIEITYGLERLVMYLQQVEAITKIQWTDNITYGDVHLQGEIEQCTYNFEASDPEMLLTLFGLYEQEATQLTERGLVLPSLDYVIKCSHAFNLLDARGVISVTERTRYITRIRHLARKVAHLYVEQREKLGFPLLKDTVR